One part of the Mariniflexile litorale genome encodes these proteins:
- a CDS encoding acyl transferase, whose protein sequence is MINTDAIFNIQSETQFNELALKIFKYQFENNRVYRSFCDLLYKHPSDVKTMQEIPFLPIQFFKTHDIVSSTEPIQSTFTSSGTTGSITSKHLVTNLEIYKESFNKGFQKFYSNIEDYIVLALLPSYLEREGSSLIYMVDALIKQSKHSGSGFYLNNISELKDKLIRLDSEGKKVLLIGVSFALLDLVETHQFNLKHTIVMETGGMKGRRKELIREELHLQLKQGFGVTSIHSEYGMTELLSQAYSKGNGVFNTPNWMRILTRDTEDALSIQPKGKAGGINVIDLANINSCSFIATQDLGKVYENGSFEIIGRFDDSDIRGCNLMVL, encoded by the coding sequence ATGATAAATACGGATGCTATTTTTAATATACAATCGGAAACCCAATTTAATGAATTGGCATTAAAAATTTTTAAATATCAATTTGAAAACAATCGTGTTTACAGATCATTTTGCGATTTATTATACAAACACCCCAGCGATGTAAAAACCATGCAAGAGATTCCGTTTTTACCAATTCAATTTTTCAAAACACATGATATTGTAAGTTCAACCGAACCTATTCAAAGCACTTTTACCAGTTCTGGAACTACAGGAAGCATTACAAGTAAACATTTGGTTACTAATTTAGAAATCTATAAAGAAAGCTTCAATAAAGGATTTCAAAAATTCTATAGTAACATTGAAGATTATATAGTTTTAGCATTACTACCATCTTACCTAGAGCGTGAGGGATCTTCTTTAATATACATGGTTGATGCTTTAATTAAACAATCTAAGCATTCAGGAAGCGGGTTTTATTTAAATAATATTTCAGAATTAAAAGACAAATTAATACGTTTAGATTCTGAAGGAAAAAAAGTACTATTAATAGGTGTTTCTTTTGCTTTGTTAGATTTAGTTGAAACACATCAGTTCAACTTAAAACATACTATTGTAATGGAAACTGGCGGTATGAAGGGACGTAGAAAAGAATTGATTCGTGAAGAATTACACCTCCAATTAAAACAAGGTTTTGGCGTAACATCTATTCATAGTGAATATGGCATGACCGAGTTACTAAGTCAAGCCTACTCTAAAGGCAATGGTGTTTTTAACACTCCAAACTGGATGCGTATTTTAACCCGAGATACCGAGGACGCTCTAAGCATTCAACCCAAAGGTAAAGCAGGTGGTATTAATGTGATTGATTTAGCTAATATTAATTCTTGCTCCTTTATTGCTACTCAAGATTTGGGTAAGGTTTATGAAAATGGTTCTTTTGAAATTATTGGACGTTTTGATGATTCTGATATACGTGGTTGTAACCTTATGGTGCTATAA
- the tyrS gene encoding tyrosine--tRNA ligase, translating into MKKNFVEELTWRGMIQDSMPGTEEHLMEAMRLAYVGIDPTADSLHIGHLVGVMGLKHFQLAGHKPVALVGGATGMIGDPSGKSSERNLLDEKTLRHNQDALKEQLSRFLDFDSDAENAAIIVNNYDWMKNFSFLEFIRDVGKHITVNYMMAKDSVKKRLSSESAVGMSFTEFTYQLVQGYDFLHLYRNKQCTLQMGGSDQWGNITTGTELIRRVDAGKGYALTWPLITKADGTKFGKTEGGNIWLDTERTSPYKFYQYWLNTSDVDAEKYIKIFTFLTREDIESLIKEHNEAPHLRVLQKRLAEEITTMVHSKEELENAIKASEILFGNSTGDDLKQLNEKTFLDVFDGVPLTEIALADIESGLDIIAALAEKGGFLKSNGEARRALKENSISVNKEKVKDDYVITSTDLINNKFVLLQRGKKNYFILRIV; encoded by the coding sequence ATGAAAAAGAATTTTGTAGAAGAATTAACGTGGCGCGGTATGATACAGGATAGCATGCCAGGAACCGAAGAACACTTGATGGAAGCTATGCGTTTGGCATATGTAGGTATTGATCCAACAGCCGACTCATTGCATATTGGCCATTTAGTTGGTGTTATGGGACTTAAACATTTCCAATTGGCAGGACATAAGCCCGTAGCCCTTGTTGGAGGTGCAACAGGAATGATTGGAGATCCATCAGGAAAATCGTCTGAGCGTAATTTGCTTGACGAAAAAACATTAAGACATAATCAAGATGCGCTTAAGGAACAATTATCACGCTTTTTAGATTTTGATAGTGATGCTGAAAATGCTGCTATTATTGTGAATAATTACGATTGGATGAAAAACTTTTCGTTTTTAGAGTTTATTCGCGATGTTGGTAAGCATATTACGGTAAATTATATGATGGCTAAAGATTCGGTTAAAAAACGTTTGTCTTCAGAGTCTGCAGTAGGAATGAGTTTTACAGAGTTTACCTATCAATTAGTACAGGGCTATGATTTTTTGCATTTGTATCGAAATAAGCAATGTACATTACAAATGGGAGGAAGTGACCAGTGGGGGAACATCACTACAGGTACCGAGTTAATACGTCGTGTAGATGCAGGAAAGGGATATGCCTTAACATGGCCATTAATCACAAAAGCAGATGGTACTAAATTTGGTAAAACTGAGGGGGGAAATATTTGGTTAGATACCGAAAGAACCTCGCCTTATAAATTTTATCAATATTGGTTAAATACAAGCGATGTTGATGCTGAAAAATATATTAAAATTTTCACTTTTCTAACCCGTGAAGACATAGAAAGTTTAATTAAAGAACATAATGAAGCACCACATTTGCGTGTTTTACAAAAGCGTTTGGCAGAAGAAATAACTACGATGGTACATTCTAAAGAAGAATTAGAAAATGCCATTAAAGCAAGTGAAATACTTTTTGGAAACTCGACAGGTGATGATTTAAAACAATTGAATGAGAAAACATTTTTAGATGTTTTTGATGGCGTGCCTTTAACTGAAATAGCCCTTGCAGATATAGAATCTGGATTAGATATTATTGCTGCTTTAGCTGAAAAAGGAGGGTTTTTAAAATCGAATGGTGAAGCGCGTCGTGCTTTAAAGGAAAACTCTATATCGGTAAATAAAGAAAAAGTAAAAGACGATTATGTAATTACTTCAACAGACTTAATTAATAATAAATTTGTATTGTTACAACGTGGTAAAAAGAATTATTTTATTTTAAGAATTGTATAA
- a CDS encoding NAD-dependent epimerase/dehydratase family protein, with protein sequence MKVLMFRRNAKQKPLTRLNIYYFSRMILVTGSTGLVGSHLLYSLVSNNEKVRAIYRSKRKLDQVKNVFATYTSDYTTLFESIEWVQADILDIPALTEAFNGVTYVYHCAAFVSFEPDKYHLLRKTNIEGTANIINFCISNNIKKLCHVSSIATLGKTLNNNPITEETVWNPEDDNNVYAITKYGAEMEVWRGTQEGLNAVIINPGVILGAGIWSFGSGSLFKKAHKGLNYYTSGTIGLIAVKDVVTVMIRLMKSNIINERFVLVAENWTYKHFLQTLALSVKATPPKKLAGSFLLSLGWRLDWLNHQLTGKRRQLTKQLTTSLMSETNHNSQKLKTALNFNFKDIKETIFEIGDSYVKQD encoded by the coding sequence ATGAAAGTTTTAATGTTTAGAAGAAACGCTAAGCAAAAACCATTGACAAGACTAAATATTTACTATTTTAGTCGTATGATTTTAGTAACAGGAAGTACTGGTTTAGTCGGTTCGCATTTGCTTTACAGTCTAGTAAGTAATAACGAAAAAGTGCGGGCTATTTACAGAAGTAAACGCAAGCTAGATCAAGTTAAAAATGTTTTTGCTACTTATACAAGTGACTACACAACGCTTTTTGAATCTATTGAATGGGTACAAGCCGATATTTTAGATATTCCTGCATTAACTGAGGCGTTTAATGGTGTAACTTATGTATATCATTGTGCTGCTTTTGTATCTTTTGAACCCGACAAATACCATCTTTTAAGAAAAACAAATATTGAAGGTACCGCCAATATTATCAACTTTTGTATTTCAAATAATATAAAAAAACTTTGTCATGTTAGTTCGATTGCTACATTAGGAAAAACTCTTAATAATAATCCTATTACTGAAGAAACCGTTTGGAATCCAGAAGACGATAACAACGTGTATGCTATTACCAAATATGGTGCAGAAATGGAGGTTTGGCGCGGTACACAAGAAGGCTTAAACGCTGTAATTATAAATCCAGGCGTTATTTTAGGTGCTGGCATTTGGAGTTTTGGCTCTGGTAGTTTGTTCAAAAAAGCGCATAAAGGTTTAAATTATTATACCTCTGGTACTATTGGACTTATTGCTGTTAAAGATGTAGTAACGGTCATGATTCGTTTAATGAAAAGTAATATTATAAATGAACGCTTCGTGTTAGTTGCAGAAAATTGGACTTACAAACACTTTTTGCAAACTTTAGCACTCTCGGTAAAAGCAACACCACCAAAGAAACTAGCAGGTTCATTTTTGTTAAGTTTAGGTTGGAGGTTAGATTGGTTAAATCACCAATTAACTGGAAAAAGGAGACAATTAACAAAACAACTTACAACTTCTTTAATGTCTGAAACAAATCATAACAGCCAGAAACTTAAAACCGCTTTAAATTTCAATTTTAAAGATATAAAAGAAACTATTTTCGAGATCGGCGATTCTTATGTGAAACAGGATTAA
- a CDS encoding DUF4296 domain-containing protein has protein sequence MIKRFIPYLSFVLLVVACNNFGGPKKPNNLISKKMMVNILIDARLMGSATHAYKQKMQERGIEFDSYVFEKYGIDSLQFALSNSYYAYHIKDYEEIYNTISDSLEKLKTVLNERKLEEEEKQKKRVEDSINALKVKDSLDISIKKDTLTEDLLKKKIKEEEGVLINPVSHKNRRSRK, from the coding sequence ATGATAAAACGTTTTATACCCTATTTAAGCTTTGTTTTACTTGTTGTAGCATGTAATAATTTTGGTGGTCCCAAAAAACCAAATAATTTGATTTCCAAAAAAATGATGGTAAACATTTTAATTGATGCCAGATTAATGGGGTCGGCTACACATGCCTATAAACAAAAAATGCAAGAGCGGGGAATTGAGTTTGATAGCTACGTTTTTGAAAAATACGGTATAGATAGCTTGCAATTTGCTTTAAGTAATTCATATTATGCCTACCATATAAAAGATTACGAAGAAATCTATAATACCATTTCAGACAGTTTAGAAAAGCTAAAAACAGTTTTAAACGAAAGGAAATTAGAAGAAGAAGAAAAACAGAAAAAAAGAGTAGAAGATTCCATTAATGCATTGAAAGTGAAAGATTCGCTTGATATAAGCATAAAAAAGGATACTTTAACTGAAGATTTATTGAAGAAGAAAATTAAAGAAGAAGAGGGTGTTTTAATTAATCCTGTTTCACATAAGAATCGCCGATCTCGAAAATAG
- a CDS encoding dihydroorotase, protein MKPKIILIKNAHIVNDGAIFNGDILIEGEYIKEVSDSISAKSSDVHVIDAEGKYLLPGAIDDQVHFREPGLTQKATIESESKAAIAGGITSFIEMPNTYPQTTTIDKLEEKFDIASKTSSANYSFMFGGTNDNLEEILKVDAHNVAGLKLFLGSSTGNMLVDDTAVLEKIFKSTKLLISVHCEDEATIKKNFEEYLDKFGDDIPIKYHPLIRSQEACYLSSSKAIKLAEKTGARLHVFHLSTGKETKLFSNKIPLKDKKITAEVCIHHLWFSDKDYDKKGTLIKWNPAVKTEEDREKLWEALLDDRIDVIATDHAPHTLEEKSNVYTKAPSGGPLVQHALPAMLEMHHKGKISIEKIVEKMCHNPAILFQVEKRGYIKEGYFADLVLVDLNNPWTVNKDNILYKCGWSPFEGTTFRSRITHTFVNGSLVYQNSKFIDVKAAKRLTFNRS, encoded by the coding sequence ATGAAACCAAAAATCATACTTATTAAAAATGCTCATATTGTTAATGATGGGGCTATTTTTAATGGCGATATATTAATTGAAGGAGAGTATATTAAAGAAGTTAGCGACTCAATAAGTGCTAAATCTTCCGATGTACATGTTATTGATGCAGAAGGGAAATATTTGTTACCTGGTGCTATTGATGATCAAGTACATTTCAGAGAGCCAGGGTTAACACAAAAAGCAACTATTGAATCAGAAAGTAAAGCAGCTATTGCTGGTGGTATTACTTCGTTTATTGAAATGCCTAATACCTATCCGCAAACTACAACTATTGACAAATTAGAAGAAAAATTTGATATAGCATCTAAAACATCATCAGCAAACTATTCGTTTATGTTTGGCGGAACAAATGATAATTTAGAAGAAATTTTAAAAGTAGATGCTCATAACGTTGCAGGGTTAAAATTATTTTTAGGATCTTCAACAGGAAATATGTTGGTTGATGATACAGCTGTACTGGAGAAAATTTTTAAAAGTACTAAGTTGCTTATTTCTGTGCATTGCGAAGATGAAGCTACTATAAAAAAGAATTTTGAAGAGTATTTAGATAAGTTCGGAGATGATATTCCTATAAAATACCATCCTCTAATTAGAAGTCAAGAAGCTTGCTATTTATCATCTTCAAAAGCTATTAAATTAGCCGAAAAAACAGGGGCAAGATTACATGTGTTTCATCTTTCAACAGGAAAGGAAACAAAATTATTTAGCAATAAAATTCCTTTAAAAGATAAAAAAATTACAGCTGAGGTTTGTATTCATCATTTATGGTTTTCCGATAAAGATTATGATAAAAAGGGAACACTAATTAAATGGAATCCGGCAGTAAAGACAGAAGAAGACAGGGAGAAATTATGGGAAGCCTTGCTAGATGATCGGATTGATGTTATTGCAACAGACCATGCGCCACATACTTTAGAAGAGAAAAGTAACGTTTATACTAAGGCGCCTTCTGGAGGACCTTTGGTACAACACGCTTTGCCTGCTATGTTAGAAATGCATCATAAAGGTAAAATTTCAATAGAAAAAATAGTAGAAAAGATGTGCCATAACCCAGCTATTTTATTTCAGGTTGAAAAACGAGGTTATATAAAAGAAGGTTATTTTGCCGATTTAGTTTTAGTAGATTTAAATAATCCATGGACAGTAAATAAAGATAATATTTTATACAAATGTGGCTGGTCTCCATTTGAAGGGACTACATTTCGATCACGAATTACACATACTTTTGTAAATGGTAGTTTGGTATATCAAAATTCTAAATTTATTGATGTGAAAGCTGCTAAAAGATTAACCTTTAACAGATCATGA
- a CDS encoding polyprenol monophosphomannose synthase: protein MTDTVVIIPTYNEIENIEAIIKAVFSQSDAIHVLVVDDNSPDLTSLKVRELQKEFPDRLYLEVRKLKSGLGTAYIHGFKWCLKKSYQYIFEMDADFSHDPNDLIKLHHACHVQEADLAIGSRYVTGVNVVNWPMSRVLMSYFASRYVRIITGMRIHDTTAGFVCYKRKVLETINLDTIKFIGYAFQIEMKFKAYLKGFEITEVPVIFTDRTLGESKLSSGIISEAIFGVISMKIKSLFKK, encoded by the coding sequence ATGACTGATACGGTTGTTATCATTCCCACATACAATGAAATAGAAAATATTGAAGCTATAATAAAAGCGGTATTTTCTCAGTCGGATGCTATACATGTTCTTGTAGTTGATGATAACTCGCCAGATTTAACGAGTTTAAAAGTAAGGGAACTCCAAAAAGAGTTTCCAGACAGGTTGTATTTAGAAGTTAGAAAATTAAAATCTGGGTTGGGAACAGCTTATATTCATGGATTTAAATGGTGCTTAAAAAAAAGTTATCAATATATTTTTGAAATGGATGCCGATTTTTCACATGACCCAAACGATTTAATAAAATTACATCATGCGTGTCATGTACAAGAAGCCGATTTAGCTATAGGTTCGCGTTATGTAACGGGCGTTAATGTGGTTAACTGGCCTATGAGTCGCGTACTTATGTCGTATTTTGCATCGCGTTATGTGCGTATTATTACGGGTATGAGGATACACGATACAACGGCTGGTTTTGTTTGTTATAAACGTAAAGTATTAGAAACGATAAATTTAGACACTATTAAGTTTATTGGTTATGCCTTTCAAATAGAAATGAAATTTAAAGCTTATTTAAAAGGGTTTGAAATAACAGAAGTGCCTGTAATTTTTACAGATAGAACATTAGGAGAGTCAAAATTAAGTTCAGGAATAATATCTGAAGCTATTTTTGGAGTTATTTCAATGAAAATAAAAAGTCTATTTAAGAAGTAA
- a CDS encoding DUF4271 domain-containing protein, with amino-acid sequence MLVVGLILIASAKLTAPRRFNDFISVIGNSKYLKIYSREQKFFDKFDALLFTNLIISLSLFCFISFKFFTSSNTISSDIMFKTSFGISMFILIKVFIERLIGSLFEIDTMIDQYLFQKISYKNYLGLVLIPINALLLFSFKPTLTFFYIIVFLLLVVVLIGLFTSFKAHQTLIKYNFFYFILYLCALEIAPCIILYKVIISK; translated from the coding sequence ATGCTTGTGGTGGGGCTTATACTTATTGCTAGCGCTAAATTAACAGCTCCTAGACGGTTTAATGATTTTATTTCTGTAATAGGAAACTCGAAGTATCTAAAAATTTATTCACGAGAGCAAAAGTTTTTTGACAAATTTGATGCTTTATTGTTCACAAATCTTATCATTTCTCTGTCTCTTTTTTGTTTTATTTCCTTTAAATTTTTCACAAGTTCAAATACCATATCATCAGATATCATGTTTAAAACTTCTTTTGGTATTAGCATGTTTATTTTAATAAAAGTGTTTATTGAACGTCTAATTGGAAGTCTTTTTGAAATTGATACTATGATAGACCAATATCTTTTTCAAAAAATAAGTTACAAAAATTATTTAGGACTCGTACTCATACCCATCAACGCCTTATTGTTGTTTAGTTTTAAGCCTACATTAACCTTTTTTTACATAATTGTTTTTTTATTGCTTGTGGTGGTCTTAATCGGCCTATTTACTTCTTTCAAAGCCCATCAAACTTTAATAAAATACAACTTTTTTTATTTTATTTTATATCTTTGCGCACTTGAAATTGCACCGTGTATCATTTTGTACAAAGTAATCATTTCAAAATAG
- a CDS encoding uroporphyrinogen-III synthase: MKVKTILVSQPEPKIENSPYFDLIEKQKVKIDFRPFIHVEGVSAKEIRQQKVDLNNYTAIILTSRNAIDHFFRVAEEMRFKVPDTMKYFCQSEAVAFYLQKYVVYRKRKIYVGKRSFSELSPLIKKYKEEKFLLPNTDKVKDEVPDTLNALGVDWKQATFYKTVISDLSDLANVSYDILVFFSPSGIDSLFHNFPDFKQNETRIAVFGDTTIKAVEERGLRVDVAAPTPETPSMTMALEKYIEKINKAK, encoded by the coding sequence ATGAAAGTGAAAACCATTTTAGTATCTCAACCAGAACCTAAAATAGAGAACTCGCCTTATTTCGATTTAATAGAAAAACAAAAAGTAAAAATAGATTTTAGGCCTTTCATTCACGTTGAAGGAGTTTCTGCAAAAGAAATTAGACAACAAAAAGTTGACCTGAATAATTATACTGCTATCATTTTAACTAGTAGAAATGCTATAGACCACTTTTTTAGAGTTGCCGAAGAAATGCGATTTAAAGTACCCGACACCATGAAATATTTTTGTCAGTCTGAAGCAGTTGCTTTTTATCTTCAAAAATATGTGGTGTACAGAAAACGTAAAATTTATGTTGGAAAACGCAGCTTTTCGGAATTATCACCTTTAATTAAGAAATATAAAGAAGAAAAGTTCTTACTCCCTAACACCGATAAAGTGAAGGATGAAGTGCCAGATACTTTGAATGCTTTGGGTGTAGATTGGAAACAAGCTACTTTTTACAAAACTGTTATTAGCGACCTTTCAGATTTAGCTAATGTTTCTTATGATATATTAGTGTTTTTCAGTCCTTCTGGTATTGATTCATTATTTCATAATTTCCCAGATTTCAAACAAAACGAAACACGTATAGCTGTATTTGGAGATACTACAATAAAAGCTGTTGAGGAAAGAGGATTGCGTGTAGATGTTGCTGCACCAACCCCAGAAACACCTTCTATGACTATGGCCTTAGAAAAATATATTGAAAAGATAAATAAAGCAAAATAA
- the pckA gene encoding phosphoenolpyruvate carboxykinase (ATP): MTNYNQISKTISLEKYGIKNAKIKYQLAPEQLHDIAIEKGQAVEASSGALAVNTGEFTGRSPKDRFIVEDAITKDKVWWGNINIPFDAAKFDALYDKVADYLSNKEIFVRDCYACADDDYKLNIRVINEYPWSNQFAYNMFLRPTDAELKNFESEWTVVNAPGFMANPEVDGTRQHNFAILNFTKKIALIGGTGYTGEIKKGIFSALNFILPVYKNTLPMHCSANVGKGGDTAIFFGLSGTGKTTLSTDPNRSLIGDDEHGWTAENTVFNFEGGCYAKVINLSRDSEPEIYDAIKKGAILENVILDENGAVKFEDTSITQNTRVSYPLTHIDNIQVPSIGENPKNIFFLTADAFGVLPPISKLTPNQAAYHFISGYTAKVAGTEAGVLEPTPNFSACFGAPFMPLHPTKYAEMLSKKMKDSGVNVWLVNTGWTGGSYGVGTRMKLKYTRAMINAVLNGDLGLYNYDDYHIHSVFGVAQPRECPGVPTSVLSPRATWNDDEAYYTTAFKLTNAFRENFKKFESFASEEIRRGGPQRYAF, encoded by the coding sequence ATGACAAACTATAACCAGATTTCAAAGACAATTTCGTTGGAAAAATATGGAATAAAAAATGCTAAAATTAAGTATCAATTAGCCCCTGAACAACTTCATGACATTGCGATAGAAAAAGGTCAAGCTGTTGAAGCTTCTTCTGGAGCTCTTGCGGTTAATACAGGTGAATTTACAGGGCGTTCTCCAAAAGACCGATTTATTGTAGAAGATGCTATTACGAAAGACAAGGTGTGGTGGGGAAACATCAACATACCATTTGATGCAGCCAAGTTTGATGCTTTATATGATAAAGTAGCGGACTATTTATCTAATAAGGAGATTTTTGTTAGAGATTGTTATGCGTGTGCCGATGATGATTACAAATTGAATATTAGAGTTATTAATGAATATCCTTGGAGTAATCAGTTTGCTTATAATATGTTTTTACGACCCACAGATGCGGAATTAAAAAATTTTGAATCAGAATGGACTGTAGTTAATGCTCCTGGGTTTATGGCTAATCCTGAAGTGGATGGCACGCGACAGCATAACTTTGCTATTTTAAACTTTACAAAAAAAATAGCGCTTATTGGAGGTACTGGTTATACTGGAGAAATTAAAAAAGGTATTTTTTCTGCATTAAATTTTATTCTTCCAGTATATAAAAATACATTGCCAATGCATTGCAGTGCTAATGTAGGGAAAGGAGGTGATACGGCTATTTTTTTCGGATTATCGGGTACAGGAAAAACTACCCTTTCTACCGATCCCAATAGAAGCTTAATTGGGGACGACGAACATGGTTGGACGGCAGAAAATACCGTGTTTAATTTTGAAGGTGGCTGTTATGCTAAAGTTATTAATCTTTCAAGAGATAGCGAGCCTGAAATTTATGACGCCATAAAAAAAGGAGCGATTCTTGAAAATGTAATTTTAGATGAAAATGGTGCTGTAAAGTTTGAAGATACTTCTATTACACAAAATACAAGGGTTAGTTACCCACTTACTCATATTGATAATATCCAAGTACCTTCTATTGGGGAAAATCCAAAAAATATTTTCTTTTTAACGGCCGATGCTTTTGGTGTATTGCCTCCCATTTCTAAATTGACGCCAAATCAGGCTGCTTACCATTTTATATCGGGTTATACAGCTAAAGTAGCAGGAACGGAGGCAGGTGTTTTAGAACCAACCCCTAATTTTTCAGCTTGTTTTGGCGCGCCTTTTATGCCTTTACACCCCACAAAATATGCAGAAATGCTAAGTAAGAAAATGAAAGATTCTGGTGTTAATGTGTGGTTAGTAAATACAGGTTGGACAGGAGGTTCTTATGGTGTTGGAACACGTATGAAACTAAAATATACCCGAGCCATGATTAATGCCGTTTTAAACGGCGATTTAGGCTTGTATAACTACGATGATTATCACATACATTCTGTGTTTGGGGTAGCGCAACCTAGGGAATGCCCAGGTGTTCCAACAAGTGTGTTAAGCCCAAGAGCGACGTGGAACGATGATGAAGCATATTATACTACAGCTTTTAAATTAACCAATGCATTTCGTGAAAATTTCAAAAAATTTGAATCTTTTGCTAGTGAAGAAATTAGACGTGGTGGCCCACAACGCTATGCATTTTAA
- a CDS encoding DUF423 domain-containing protein: MNKAILVTASILGIIGIILGAFGAHGLKELISIEAQQTFETGVRYQMYHAILLLFVGSTVLIRQKNKKRIYYLTLIGVLLFSGSIYGLATNALTAFDFKIIGFITPIGGLLLIMSWVILFVNFLKIKH; this comes from the coding sequence ATGAACAAAGCAATATTAGTTACAGCTTCCATTTTAGGGATCATAGGTATTATTTTAGGCGCCTTTGGTGCACATGGTTTAAAAGAATTAATTTCTATAGAAGCACAACAAACCTTTGAGACTGGGGTTCGCTACCAAATGTACCATGCTATTTTATTATTGTTTGTAGGCAGTACAGTGCTTATTAGACAAAAAAATAAAAAGAGAATTTATTATTTAACCTTAATAGGTGTTTTGTTATTTTCTGGGTCCATTTATGGCTTAGCAACAAATGCTTTAACAGCTTTTGATTTTAAAATAATTGGTTTTATTACACCTATAGGGGGTTTGCTTTTGATAATGTCATGGGTAATACTTTTTGTTAATTTCTTAAAAATTAAACATTAA